A genomic window from Silene latifolia isolate original U9 population chromosome Y, ASM4854445v1, whole genome shotgun sequence includes:
- the LOC141629415 gene encoding uncharacterized protein LOC141629415, protein MDDSSSILIQISTLKDMLDKVNDEIEANIQITRQIESEIVKCEEIEAALAARELELMKLVYFSKFELRGLIAVTGNFFLNL, encoded by the exons ATGGACGACTCAAGCTCAATTCTTATCCAAATTTCGACTCTCAAGGATATGCTTGACAAg gttaaTGATGAAATTGAAGCAAATATTCAGATTACAAGGCAAATTGAGTCCGAAATTGTTAAGTGTGAAGAAATTGAGGCCGCGCTTGCTGCTCGAGAGTTAGAGCTAATGAAGCTGGTGTATTTCTCAAAATTTGAATTGCGCGGTTTGATCGCCGTCACTGGTAATTTCTTTTTGAATTTATGA